Within the Plectropomus leopardus isolate mb chromosome 15, YSFRI_Pleo_2.0, whole genome shotgun sequence genome, the region gtgaccatcctAAGGCACACCTGTGGAGTAATGACCCTGtctaatcagacacacctgtgagGGGGATGGATtgtcttggaaaaggagaaatgCTAACtaacatacattttaacaaatttgtgaccaaaatttgagagcAATATATCCAATGAGAGCATAAAAATTTCCTAGATCTAACctaacctgtgaaaaatgggagtgAAAAACACAACGTTGCCATTTTCTCTTCGCTGCTTTAACCATGTAAAAACCGAGGACAGTTATAGAGTGTTTTCACAGTATGTCATTTTATGTTCTATCTATGATTATGGACAAGAacaataaatgcagaaataccTGAATGCTGATAGTTACAACTAGTAATTTGTCAAGtcagttttgtgtttacagcaaaatgtgcaaaacaatcAGGTTTAAACACAGAGATTAGTCTACCCATCAGTTTAAACCCCTATGCAATCTTATGTGGCTTGCAAAAATCTTGAGGTTAGTATAAAATCCTGTAGAGTTCATCAAATTAAGTGTGagaattctatttatttatttatttacagaaagCCTGTTACAAACGGAGTtcctggagtgtgtgtgtattgaccCAGCAGAGAGGCTCTCAAAAATCTTGAGCAAGTATAAAATCCTGTAGAGTTCATCAAATTAAGTTTGagaattcaatttatttatttatttacagaaagCCTGTTACAAACGGAGTtcctggagtgtgtgtgtattgaccCAGCAGAGAGGCTCTCAAAAATCTTGAGCAAGTATAAAATCCTGTAGAGTTCATCAAATTAAGTTTGagaattcaatttatttatttatttacagaaagCCTGTTACAAACTGAGTtcctggagtgtgtgtgtattgaccCAGCAGAGAGGCTCTCAAAAATCTTGAGCAAGTATAAAATCCTGTAGAGTTCATCAAATTAAGTTTGagaattcaatttatttatttatttacagaaagCCTGTTACAAACTGAGTTCCTGGAGTTTGTGTGTATTGACCCAGCAGAAAGGCTCCAATGTTGCATTCACATCATGTGAAATGgatggtagaaaaaaatgttaagttcACCGTGTTAATGAAATGTGGGCTGTTACGTCACAGGGCAACTCAAGAAATTTGTATGATTGCAGAGCTGATCTTGTAAGGgttaaaaatattgtacattgaCAATATGACAGCATAGTCATGTATCTAGACTTAAGTTGCCCCAAGCAACAAATGTTTGCACTCAGAATTACAACTTGTATATTGCTGCGAAAGATTTCGAAGTTGGAATGGAATGTATGATCTTTCATCTGCTAAATGAAAAATGGACCTCTTGTAATAGCGCTTTTCGAGTCATTTTGACCACTTCTAGCGCTTTTACAGTATGAgtcacattcatccattcacacaccTGCTTTTTCTATTAATTCGTAAACACCAATGGAACagccattgggagcaatttggggttcggTATCTTCACAAAGGATACACAACATTGACATGTTGACTAAAGAGCTGGGGATGAAACTGAcaaccttctgattagaggacaacTCACCCtactcctgagccacagctgccctgCTGCATGCTCACCTGCTGTTTTTCATGTGGACTATTCCATCCATAGAGTCACAGTACATCTCTGGCAAACATGTTGGTCCAAATTGTTTCAACAACTATTGAATGGATTACCAAGACATTCAGCTTCCCGTCAGAAGCAAATGAAACTATCTGCCTTTTCATCTAACGCCAGTCAAAAGTTTACTTTGTTAAGTCCTTTGGTTTAGGGCCAAATACCTGTAAAACAAATAACGTTTCTTTCAGCCTCTGTTGTAATTTGCTTACTGCCAATATTAGCATACTAATACACTAATTATATGGTGCCTGTTATGATGATGCCTGTTATGATGATGCcaggcagctgtggctcagaggtagagtgggtcgtccacCAATCAGACGGTTGGTTTAATGTCTCTCACAAGTCCTCAAACTTTATGACACTGCAACAcgatatataataaaaaaaaatataatgaaattatgcaaaatgtgTATTGTCCACTAAAGATAAATGAAGTGATGCAGAACACTGCCAGTAAAAACCGAGCTTGTGATGGGTGTAAACAGAGAAATGTGGATAAATTGAGTTTTTAATAGGTTtgatttgtacatttgtaaCAGCAATTTGTGCAACAAAACCGTACAGTTAGCCCCAAGTTGGCCAACTCAAAAGATAGTTTTCTTGGTATACATACATGAAATAATTCACAATCTACACTTTAGAGTACATAAAGGTTACAGTACAATTTCCTAAAGTGAGACGCAGTCTCAAATTAAGCCACTAGATTacatcttgtgtttttctgcccAGTGTCATACTAGTGTTCACCAAGACGTGAACTGCATCTCCAAAGTTTCTTTACAAAAAGTTCATGCCTTGAGTGGTTCAGGTCATCCAAACAGAAGAgcctcaaacaaaaaaaacaaaacaaaaatgcagccGCAATATGGGCTCTGAGCTAACGTAGCCTCACAAGGCAAGAGATGACTTTGTACAGGAAAGGTACCACTGCACAGGGGAGCTTCCTTTAATAACAGCTGGGGGAACTTCTCTTGCGCTGAGTTTTTCTGTTGCGCACAAATGCAAACATGTCTAGCACCCCTCGACTGTCACTGCAAACCAGTCACAAGTTCTGGTAGTTCCCATATACTAATTGCAATGGGCAATTTTAAACTTCAATTTCAAAGTTCACTTTTTTCATAGTGACACCACATTAAGggtctaaaatatattttatttgtggtaTGTATCCATGCAGTTGGGCTGAATCCCATACACATCTCTTGCTTTGGTGGGTAGGCTCTTCAGCCTCTCAGGAACAGACTTCTGAACATGGacaagaaaaaccaaaacaatttgcATGGCaatagagaggaagagagaaaatctGAGGAGACACTGCAAAATGCATTACAtacagtttagttttttttattatacataatTTCAACTTTGACCTTTAaggacgatgatgatgatgaagactgtgAGATATGAttcaaagtgctgaaaaaatctGTCAGACTCAAGACTAAGGATTTCAACGACgaattgttaatataaaattaagCATGTTTGTGTAACTGCATGGTCTATTTCTCCAATTTTGATAAACTGCTTttggcagagaggagagaaattttaacatgtttccaggaacaactgtcatgttttttttttcatagttagAAAATCAATGAAAGTCATGACGTGCAAATTCCTGCAGTGAACTGAATGGAAATAAATGTCTATccagaaagaagaaataattcatttgaaataCTGTAACACACTTGTAAAATGTTTAGCTGTACTGAGCTTATTTGAATTAAATTGGCTGAATTATGTAAAAACACTGGTATGACAAATGCAGATCATTGTTTAACTATTTTAAGAGTAGAGAAATGATTACTTTCACCACAGTCAACAGGTGACACTCATTACTAGGGTTTTCCTTCTTTAAGACCCCATTATTCCTTGTTACGCTGATTCAAAAACTGGTCAGATTGAACTGAAGTGATTTGAAGAGCAATTTTGGATTGACCAACCAATATACTGGTAAGGAATATGAAAagttttattgcacttttattGCACATGGAGATCACTGATTACCCATAAGATGCAACTTTACTTAGGGTTATTATTATAGGCTAGAAGTATTTAACTTGTCATTTAAGGAATGTCCTGACTCAGCATTTTTTACTGCGATATGCCCTTAATTGTGTacatttacaaagtaaaatgttttggtaGATTTTATTTCAGTAACAGGAACTACATTAACAATGTGCACAACATGACTTCTGTTAACCATATTTACCAACCATCTAAATTTCTGTTGTGCCataccaatatttttttccaaacatataAGCCTCTTAGAAAAGCACCTACATTAAAAAGATAGTCATTTTAATGTAACCTTCAAGAAACAGGCTGACCATTGGCTATATtcggatgtgtgtgtgtgtgtgtggggggggggggggtgggaaGGGGGGGGGTACAGATGATGATTGTTGGTAGGGTGGTTGGTGACACAGAGAATTGAGGAGAAGGTGTAATCAGTCAGAgctcaaaaccaaaaacaaaacttgaactCAATGGCACACAGAGTCTCTTATTTCTTGCTGCGAAGCCGTTTGGACTGTCGTGGAAGGTCTGAGCTCTTTCTGGTACGTTTGAGTGACGACCCTCCCTCACCCTCTGGCTCTCTGGGTAGAGAGGCTGCTGCCAAACTGCCACTTGCCAACACAGTACCAGATGTGCTAGCAACAGTAGAAGACACAGCCGTGCTGCTAGATGTAGAGGGGGCAGCTGTGCCGGGCCTGGGTCCTCCCATAGCAGCAGCACTACTGTCCATCAGTTCACGAAGCTTGTGTTCCAGCTCGGCAAGGCGGGCATTCTGCTCACCGATCACTTGGGTCTGTTCCAGCAGCTTCTGCTCCTGGTCCTGCAGCTGTTTCTGCTGCTCCAGCTGCTTGACACGAATTTCCTGCATTTCCCTTCGCAGTACTGTCATTGACGCCCCATTCACCTTTACCTGCTGCTGCACCTTGGTCATCTCAGAGCGGGATGGTGTGTTCTTGGCCAGCAGGGACATGGTGGTCAGGGAGGTAGAAGGACCTGCCACTGAGGAAACAGAACAGAGGATCAGAGGTCTTCAGGAACTTACGATCACATACAAAGACAGAAGAGATCCTGCAggacaaaagtaaaagtgcaacAGGACACTATTTTTCATGAGGCTTATAATGAATTTGAGAGGTGATCTTTGTTTTAAAGGGGGGTGGCCAAAGCTTTATGGGAACCTAAAAGACTGTCAAGAATATGCCTAAAACTAATTAGTTTGAttaagttgtctttttttttcaattaattaactCCATGGTCAGTAAAATGCATGTGCGAATCttcaaaatgtcttgttttgtccaaccattCCAAACTCAAAGATATGAGGTACAAGATAGGTTTAtttgtcataattttaattttaaataaaaatttgatcctaaatcctgctacatcttttggcatCAAAGGAAGAGTTGAGTTGAGTTTCTTCCCTAGGCTCACAGCCTAGGGAAGAaagcagcagatacttctgcaTCTTTTATGGCAGCAGgatgaacagactgtggctggggtggctgctgtctttcagtatcatttgggctctgtgcagacacctcacttcaccaaggtcactgatgctctgtagatgggaaccagtgatgttctgggcagctTTAATCACCccctgtagagccttcctgtcctagGCTGCATAtaccatgccagtttgtgatgtttccagtcagtatgctgtCTATTGCCCCTTTGTAGAAGtaaaccaggatcttgctctggaatttagtcGTAGAAaatagagccttttctgtgcttttttaactgggtggtgatgtgtgacgaccaagataggttctcagtgatggtaattccaaggaacctaaAGTTATAGCTATAGCTCCACAGCtcagctgaggtggagcaggtagACAGACAGACGTTAAGCAGTTGTTGTtagtgcaccactctgcaagattgttgatttcctcccggtCTGAACTCTCATCATTGTTTGTAATACAgctgatgatggtggtgttgtCCGTatacttcacaatagagttctcctgatgtctgggagtgcagtcatgggtgtacagtgtgaacaggagggggctgagcacacagctcTTAGGCTCCAgggttgagcactaatgtagtcCTGAGCTCTCTGGGGATCCAGTATCttgttgcagagtgttgtactgaagcccagagtgttaagttttccaatcagcttcatgggagagattgtgttgaacgctgagctgaagtcaataAATAGCATCatgatgtagctgttcttattcACCAGGTGAGggaagactgagtgaagagcagtagatgTAGcgtcctctgtggatctgttggttctgaaggcatactggtgagggtctAGGCTGGtagggatgttgtctttgatgtactaaagaaccagtttctcaaagtaCTTCATCAAGATGGGGTTAAGAGCCACAGGGCggtagtcattaagactagacacagcagacttttttgGTACAGGAATGATGATGGCTGccttgaggcaggagggaagTCTCATGTGAgagtgaaatgttaaaaatgtttataaaaatgttagAACATTAACTAGCTAGTCAGCAAAAGTTTTTACTACGCATCCTGGAATGTTATCTGGACTGGCAGCCTATATTTACTTTCAGAAAGAGTTTTTTCACAcctgctgtggtcactgagagtgGCTGTGGTCACGGAGTGGCCCCCTCTGGAGGCGGAGTAGACCTCACAGTCCTTATTGAGGACAACAGCAAACGTTTTGTAgcatgtgacattttgaatcgCCTGTCATATATAAAATGCACCATGAGAAGCTTCACAAAGGAAGAGAAGAGCACACAACACTTGGTATTTCTGGTTGATGAATACTATGATGATTGACTGATAGAACACAGAAAAATTAGCAGGTTGTGtctgcagtggtggaaagtaactgagtacattttgCTCAAATTATGGACTTCATGGCCTACATACAGCCCAATTTGATCTTTAGTGGGTGAGACAAGTAACATCACTGAAACATAATCTAAATGACTCTTTTTTTactgataaaatgataatagcAGCACAATAATAGCACAATAGCACAATAAGGGAAGACAACAacagcgcatgtagatgcagagCCTGTAGCTCCttaaatccttgctacttttttgctatattttgcttttttttttttttattttttgagtccATGGCTGCTGAAGCACAGtttttctacaatagagaagcacctatcaacattgggaaaagttgtgtggagtttagactgaatgcagcagaatgcaagaggatccccaccaatgGCATACGACAAGTGGCTCATCAGACTAGAGGAGAGAAACGAAACCGAAAGCACTAGACAAAGAGAGgcaggagagctggcatcagggtgaggctgacccgacttggaccaagagctgttcctctCCCAAAAGCTGCCATTGAGCAAAAAAACCAAATCTAAACAcgttttaatttttctttgttgatatTGAGTGTAGACTGTCAGGCAAAATGgcaattttattcatttgaaattaaattaattacgattaaattttaaaaatttaaatcgTTGAAAACACAAGAGCTGCGTTTTTGTGTCATACTATTAAAAGCATTGTGAGTTGCTTTGGGTGAATTTTTTGggttaattttaattaattaaattaaaggcGAAACACATGTCCTACAACTTCTACCTGGTGTAGAGCCAATAAGGCGGCCGGACAGATCAGCTCCTGGAAGCTTCTTCTTCAGGATAGGGACAATCTTCTCATCAAAGTACTCCATGGCCATGGAGGAGATATCCCTCAACTCCTGCAGGACCTCATGAGCTCGCTGGGGCGCCCGAGTGGAATTCACATAGCGCAGCACGCGGTAAATCTCATCTATCAcctgacaaaacacaacagtacACGACAGAATATAAGACAGAAAACCACAAAACGCATATTACAGAAATAAGACTGAAAAGACTAGTGTTCAAGATAAACTTTGTGCCTCACCATCCAAAGGGACTGGTTGATGAAAAGAATTcaaaataatcatcaaaatattagtaaataatatttttgccaGCCGCTAGGCAAATTAA harbors:
- the fbxo28 gene encoding F-box only protein 28 codes for the protein MAAVVERVDGCVGSLDSDTVSPRQSSPPPDQPHQNNPLLGLPIVAIETILNFLSYDEISLLRSVCKRMDMICQRVLNQGFLKVERYHSLCQRQVKAQLPRRESERRNHSLARHADILAAVETRLSLLNMTFMKYVDSNLCCFIPGKVIDEIYRVLRYVNSTRAPQRAHEVLQELRDISSMAMEYFDEKIVPILKKKLPGADLSGRLIGSTPVAGPSTSLTTMSLLAKNTPSRSEMTKVQQQVKVNGASMTVLRREMQEIRVKQLEQQKQLQDQEQKLLEQTQVIGEQNARLAELEHKLRELMDSSAAAMGGPRPGTAAPSTSSSTAVSSTVASTSGTVLASGSLAAASLPREPEGEGGSSLKRTRKSSDLPRQSKRLRSKK